A section of the Armatimonadota bacterium genome encodes:
- a CDS encoding cation-translocating P-type ATPase, translating to MSRSVELHVRGMDCAECAHTVEQVLVRLPGVQKVEVLLATERVVVRFDPTRLNEAAIRRALEGAGYGCAVPEGEVRGGGSPPILAVFGVLVGLVIAIVVGELTGVFHAVERRIPWPLWTLGTLAAGFPAFRAVVRAALRRRITAHTLMTAGVLAAAAVGEWAASFVLALFMRIGEAVERLTVEHSRTALRALVQLRPQMGRVLRAGQEAEVPVEEVLPGDLVVVRPGERIPVDGVVVEGHATVDQSPLTGESVPVEVGPGDRVLAATIALLGSLRIQAIRVGSDTTFGRILHLVEEAETHRPEIQRIADRFSAYYLPVVAVVGLGALLVRRDPLAMAAVFAVACSCAFALATPVAILASIGAAARRGVLVKGGRVLEALARADVLLMDKTGTLTRGRPRVTEVVALDGCSEEEVLALAASAERNSEHPLAHAIRRLARERGLAVREAHAFQALPGIGVRARVDGHEVSVCNPRFVRDPEIHDRVQRLAEEGKTVLCVLRDGEPVGLLATTDELRPEVPEALAALRALGFSTIELLTGDRPEAARAVARSLGVPYRAGLLPEDKIEVVRGYQAEGHGVVMVGDGVNDAPALAQADAGIAMGGGTDVALEAGHVALLRDDWRLVPEAVRIARRTVRVIRANIAFTVVYNLLGVSLAALGHLPPILAAAAQVLPDVGILLNSARLLRSR from the coding sequence TTGAGCCGGTCCGTGGAGCTGCACGTACGGGGGATGGATTGCGCGGAGTGCGCGCACACCGTGGAGCAAGTCCTCGTGCGGCTCCCCGGAGTCCAGAAAGTAGAGGTCCTGCTCGCCACGGAGAGGGTGGTGGTCCGCTTCGACCCCACCCGGTTGAACGAAGCCGCCATCCGCAGGGCCTTGGAGGGCGCCGGATACGGGTGTGCGGTACCGGAGGGAGAGGTGCGGGGCGGTGGATCTCCCCCGATCCTCGCGGTGTTTGGAGTCCTGGTGGGCCTCGTGATCGCCATCGTGGTGGGCGAGCTCACGGGGGTCTTCCACGCGGTCGAACGGAGAATCCCCTGGCCCCTCTGGACCCTGGGTACCCTTGCCGCGGGCTTTCCCGCGTTCCGGGCGGTCGTCCGGGCCGCCCTGCGGCGCCGGATCACCGCCCACACCCTCATGACCGCGGGGGTCCTGGCGGCGGCCGCGGTGGGGGAGTGGGCCGCGAGTTTCGTCCTCGCCCTCTTCATGCGCATCGGGGAGGCCGTGGAGCGGCTCACCGTGGAGCACTCCCGCACCGCCCTCCGGGCCCTCGTCCAACTCCGGCCCCAGATGGGCCGCGTGCTCCGCGCGGGGCAGGAGGCAGAGGTCCCCGTAGAGGAGGTCTTGCCCGGAGACCTCGTGGTGGTGCGGCCGGGGGAGCGGATCCCCGTGGACGGGGTTGTGGTGGAGGGGCACGCCACCGTGGACCAAAGCCCCCTCACGGGGGAGTCCGTGCCCGTGGAAGTGGGACCCGGGGACCGGGTGCTCGCGGCCACCATCGCCTTGCTGGGGAGCCTCCGGATCCAGGCCATCCGGGTAGGCTCGGACACCACGTTTGGACGCATCCTCCACCTGGTGGAGGAAGCCGAGACCCACCGGCCGGAGATCCAGCGGATCGCGGACCGCTTCAGCGCCTACTACCTGCCCGTGGTGGCCGTGGTGGGCCTGGGAGCGCTCCTCGTGCGGCGGGATCCCCTCGCCATGGCCGCGGTGTTCGCCGTGGCCTGCTCCTGTGCCTTCGCCCTCGCCACCCCCGTGGCCATCCTGGCCAGCATCGGGGCCGCCGCCCGTCGGGGTGTCCTCGTGAAGGGCGGACGGGTTCTGGAAGCTCTGGCCCGGGCGGACGTCCTCCTCATGGACAAGACGGGAACCCTTACCCGGGGACGCCCACGGGTCACAGAGGTGGTGGCCCTGGACGGCTGCTCCGAGGAGGAGGTCCTCGCCCTCGCGGCCAGCGCGGAGCGGAACTCCGAGCACCCCCTGGCCCACGCCATCCGGCGGCTCGCCCGGGAGCGGGGCTTAGCGGTTCGGGAGGCGCATGCCTTCCAGGCGCTCCCGGGGATCGGGGTGCGGGCCCGGGTTGATGGGCACGAGGTCTCCGTGTGCAATCCCCGGTTCGTCCGCGACCCGGAGATCCACGACCGGGTCCAGCGCCTCGCGGAAGAGGGCAAGACCGTCCTCTGCGTACTGCGCGACGGGGAACCCGTGGGGCTTCTGGCCACCACGGATGAACTCCGGCCGGAGGTTCCCGAAGCCCTGGCGGCCCTCCGGGCTCTGGGGTTTTCCACCATCGAGCTGCTGACCGGTGATCGGCCCGAGGCCGCCCGCGCGGTGGCCCGGAGCCTGGGCGTTCCTTATCGGGCCGGCCTTCTTCCGGAGGACAAGATCGAGGTGGTCCGCGGCTACCAGGCGGAGGGGCATGGGGTGGTGATGGTGGGGGACGGGGTGAACGACGCTCCGGCCCTCGCCCAGGCGGATGCGGGGATCGCCATGGGCGGGGGTACGGACGTGGCCCTGGAGGCCGGGCACGTAGCCCTGCTGCGGGACGACTGGCGGCTCGTGCCGGAGGCCGTGCGGATCGCCCGCCGCACCGTCCGGGTGATCCGGGCGAACATCGCCTTCACCGTCGTCTACAACCTCCTGGGCGTCTCCCTGGCCGCCCTGGGCCACCTTCCGCCCATCCTGGCCGCCGCGGCCCAGGTCCTGCCGGACGTGGGCATCCTCCTCAACAGCGCCCGCCTGCTGCGGTCCCGCTAG
- a CDS encoding trypsin-like peptidase domain-containing protein produces MSTPTDRIYGTPPVEPSLPPRRGPGAGTVILVVLLAFLSGAAGGYVVPRVVEGRAASPAPALPTPPVSTTLRVVREESVIIQVVEKVQPSVVNINTLGFAQGFFGQLFPQRGAGSGVIVSPDGYILTNNHVIENATQIRVKLLDGTELEGRVVGTDPLSDLAVIKVDPRNRRLPAAELGDSSRLRVGQLAIAIGNPFGLGSTVTVGVISALNRQISDPTSGVRLDNMIQTDAAINPGNSGGALVNSAGQVIGINTAIIPQAQGIGFAIPSSVARTVMEQLIRTGSVQRPFLGVATQDITPEIASQYGLPVNYGALVVEVVPSSGAEAAGIRPLDIIVEINGRRIENGADLQAEILRHKVGDVITVTVVRGGQRLQLRARLGQRPPR; encoded by the coding sequence ATGTCTACACCCACCGATCGGATCTACGGAACCCCACCGGTGGAGCCCTCCCTCCCCCCCCGGCGGGGACCGGGTGCCGGGACGGTCATCCTGGTCGTTCTGCTGGCCTTTTTGAGCGGAGCCGCGGGCGGATACGTGGTCCCGCGGGTGGTGGAGGGCCGAGCCGCATCCCCCGCCCCTGCCCTGCCCACGCCTCCCGTGAGCACCACCCTCCGGGTGGTGCGGGAGGAGTCCGTCATCATCCAGGTGGTGGAGAAGGTCCAGCCCAGCGTGGTGAACATCAACACCCTGGGCTTCGCCCAGGGATTTTTCGGGCAGCTGTTCCCCCAGCGGGGAGCAGGGTCGGGAGTCATCGTGAGCCCGGACGGCTACATCCTCACCAACAACCACGTGATCGAGAACGCGACCCAGATCCGGGTGAAGCTCCTGGACGGCACGGAGCTGGAGGGACGGGTGGTGGGAACCGACCCCCTCTCGGATCTGGCGGTGATTAAGGTAGACCCCCGAAACCGGCGGCTGCCCGCGGCGGAGCTGGGGGATTCGAGCCGGCTCCGGGTGGGGCAGCTCGCCATCGCCATCGGGAACCCCTTCGGGTTGGGGAGCACGGTGACCGTGGGGGTTATCAGTGCCCTCAACCGCCAGATCAGCGACCCCACCAGCGGCGTGCGCCTGGACAACATGATCCAGACGGACGCGGCCATCAACCCAGGGAACAGCGGCGGGGCGCTGGTGAACAGCGCGGGCCAGGTGATCGGGATCAACACCGCCATCATCCCCCAGGCCCAGGGCATCGGCTTTGCCATCCCCTCCTCCGTGGCCCGCACCGTTATGGAGCAGCTCATCCGCACGGGCTCCGTCCAGCGGCCGTTCCTGGGCGTGGCCACCCAGGACATCACCCCGGAGATCGCCTCCCAGTACGGGCTCCCCGTGAACTACGGAGCCCTGGTGGTGGAGGTGGTGCCCAGCAGCGGTGCGGAGGCGGCGGGGATCCGTCCCCTGGACATCATCGTGGAGATCAACGGCCGGCGCATCGAGAATGGAGCGGACCTGCAGGCGGAGATCCTCCGGCACAAGGTCGGCGACGTGATTACGGTCACCGTGGTCCGGGGAGGCCAGCGCCTCCAGCTGCGGGCCCGGCTCGGGCAACGTCCCCCCCGTTGA
- the accD gene encoding acetyl-CoA carboxylase, carboxyltransferase subunit beta: protein MWEWIRRPKYEASPRRDIPAGLWVKCPGCNRPIYRKELERNLKVCPRCGHHHRMSAPERLRLLVDEGSFVEWDENLGSTDPLGFPGYADRYGEAVRRTGRREAVICGEGTIQGVRSALALMDFEFLGGSMGSAVGEKISRTFERATERKLPVVTCSASGGARMQEGTLSLVQMAKTCAAVARLHEAGLPFISILCDPTTGGVAASFALLGDVHVAEPGALIGFAGQRVIEQTIRQKLPEGFQTAEFLLQHGMVDLIVPRHQLKETVARILRLLGCGVEAPVDEHAPIG, encoded by the coding sequence ATGTGGGAGTGGATCCGACGTCCGAAGTACGAGGCGAGCCCCCGCCGGGACATCCCCGCGGGGCTGTGGGTGAAATGCCCCGGGTGCAACCGGCCCATCTACCGCAAGGAACTGGAGCGCAACCTGAAGGTCTGTCCGCGCTGCGGCCACCACCACCGCATGAGCGCGCCGGAACGCCTCCGGCTGCTGGTGGACGAAGGATCCTTCGTGGAGTGGGACGAGAACCTGGGGTCCACGGATCCCCTGGGATTCCCCGGGTACGCGGACCGCTACGGGGAGGCGGTACGCCGCACGGGTCGGAGGGAGGCGGTGATCTGCGGGGAGGGGACCATCCAGGGGGTACGGTCCGCCCTGGCGTTGATGGACTTCGAGTTTCTGGGCGGCAGCATGGGGTCCGCGGTGGGGGAGAAGATCTCTCGCACCTTCGAGCGGGCCACAGAGCGGAAACTCCCCGTGGTCACCTGCAGCGCGAGCGGCGGAGCCCGCATGCAGGAGGGAACCCTTTCCCTGGTGCAGATGGCGAAGACGTGCGCCGCGGTCGCCCGCCTGCACGAGGCGGGCCTTCCCTTCATCTCCATCCTCTGCGATCCCACCACGGGCGGGGTGGCGGCCTCCTTCGCCCTGCTGGGGGATGTCCACGTGGCCGAGCCCGGGGCCCTCATCGGGTTTGCCGGCCAGCGGGTCATCGAGCAGACCATACGCCAGAAGCTCCCGGAGGGGTTCCAGACCGCGGAGTTCCTGCTACAGCACGGGATGGTGGACCTCATCGTGCCCCGGCACCAGCTGAAGGAGACCGTGGCCCGGATCCTGCGGCTGCTGGGGTGCGGGGTGGAGGCACCGGTGGATGAGCACGCCCCCATCGGCTGA
- the accB gene encoding acetyl-CoA carboxylase biotin carboxyl carrier protein, with protein MNREGALNVEEIRELVRIVSEADIAELEVETGTLRVAIRKGRGNSGFPAPSVPAQPPAETAPEPSPPKWIPITAPMVGTFYRAPAPDAPPFVNEGDRVTAGQTVCLIEAMKMFNEIPAEMSGRVVRILVENGTPVEYGQPLMLIEPDTET; from the coding sequence ATGAACCGTGAGGGTGCGCTGAACGTGGAGGAGATCCGGGAGCTGGTGCGCATCGTGAGCGAAGCGGACATCGCGGAGCTGGAGGTCGAGACCGGGACTCTCCGGGTGGCCATCCGCAAGGGCCGCGGGAACTCCGGGTTCCCTGCCCCCTCCGTCCCGGCCCAGCCCCCCGCGGAGACCGCCCCCGAACCCTCCCCCCCGAAGTGGATCCCCATCACGGCCCCCATGGTGGGCACCTTCTACCGGGCTCCTGCCCCGGACGCCCCCCCATTCGTGAACGAGGGCGATCGGGTGACCGCGGGCCAGACGGTGTGCCTCATCGAGGCCATGAAGATGTTCAACGAGATTCCCGCGGAGATGTCGGGCCGGGTGGTCCGCATCCTCGTGGAGAACGGCACCCCGGTGGAGTACGGGCAGCCCCTCATGCTCATCGAGCCCGACACCGAGACCTGA
- a CDS encoding acetyl-CoA carboxylase carboxyltransferase subunit alpha, translating to MSTPPSAEPRPSPWEIVQLARHPQRPKLDDYLEALFTEVTELHGDRLFGDDPALFCGLARFEGDPVAVIGHRKGRQTKENLERRWGMPNPEGFRKAVRVMRLAEKRSLPVVSFVDTPAAYPGIEAEERGQAEAIARAILTMTRLRTPIAVVITGEGGSGGALGIGVGDRILMMAYAIYSVIPPEGCAAILWRDAARKEEAADALKITAWDLQQLGVVDEVIPEPPGGAHEDPPQAFAAVREALRRTLRTLRAVPIDELLARRYAKYRSLGRFAEGTDEP from the coding sequence ATGAGCACGCCCCCATCGGCTGAGCCCCGCCCCTCTCCCTGGGAGATCGTGCAGCTGGCCCGGCACCCCCAGCGGCCCAAGCTGGACGACTACCTGGAGGCCCTCTTCACGGAGGTCACGGAGCTCCACGGGGATCGGCTCTTCGGGGATGACCCAGCCCTGTTCTGCGGCCTGGCCCGATTCGAGGGGGACCCCGTGGCCGTGATCGGCCACCGGAAGGGTCGGCAGACCAAGGAGAACCTGGAACGGCGCTGGGGGATGCCGAACCCCGAGGGCTTCCGCAAGGCGGTGCGGGTCATGCGCCTGGCAGAGAAGCGGAGCCTCCCGGTGGTCTCCTTCGTGGACACCCCCGCCGCCTACCCCGGCATCGAGGCCGAAGAGCGGGGTCAGGCGGAGGCCATCGCCCGCGCCATCCTCACCATGACCCGGCTGCGCACGCCCATCGCGGTGGTGATCACGGGCGAGGGCGGGAGCGGAGGGGCCCTGGGCATCGGGGTGGGGGATCGGATCCTGATGATGGCCTATGCCATCTACTCCGTGATCCCACCGGAAGGATGCGCGGCCATCCTCTGGCGGGATGCGGCGCGGAAGGAGGAGGCCGCGGATGCCTTGAAGATCACCGCGTGGGATCTGCAGCAGCTCGGCGTGGTGGACGAGGTGATTCCGGAACCTCCCGGCGGCGCACACGAGGATCCCCCCCAGGCCTTCGCCGCGGTCCGGGAGGCCCTGCGCCGCACCCTGCGGACCCTGCGGGCCGTCCCCATTGACGAGCTGCTGGCGAGAAGGTACGCGAAGTACCGGAGCCTGGGCCGATTCGCGGAGGGAACGGATGAACCGTGA
- the rho gene encoding transcription termination factor Rho, with product MALSLAELGQKNLSELQEIARELNIPNYRRYRKQELIMRILQVQTEQQGLMFRSGILEVMAEGYGFLRTHGYLPSPEDIYVSPSQIKRFGLRVGDEVLGQVRPPKDNEKYYALLRVEAVNGMDPEQARNRPSFDQLTPVFPYERFKLEYQGDLTTRVVDLFAPIGKGQRAMIVSPPKAGKTTFLKKIGQAIVANHPEVYLMVLLLDERPEEVTDMRRSVEAEVIASTFDRPPEEHIQVADLVLERAKRLVEGKRDVVILLDSLTRFARANNLVIPPSGRTLTGGLDPAALHRPKRFFGAARKIEEGGSLTIVATALVDTGSRMDDVIYEEFKGTGNMELHLSRKLQERRTFPAIDIKASGTRREELLLTEEELRKVWVLRKSLEQLDTVAMTELILDRMRRTPNNAAFLRSIVKSSEEDVS from the coding sequence TTGGCACTCTCCCTTGCGGAACTCGGACAGAAGAATCTGAGCGAGCTTCAGGAGATCGCCCGGGAGCTCAACATCCCCAACTACCGGCGGTACCGGAAGCAGGAGCTCATCATGCGCATCCTCCAAGTCCAGACGGAGCAGCAGGGCCTGATGTTCCGGTCCGGGATCCTGGAGGTGATGGCGGAAGGGTACGGCTTCTTGCGGACCCACGGATATCTCCCCAGCCCGGAGGACATCTACGTCTCCCCCTCCCAGATCAAGCGGTTCGGGCTGCGGGTAGGGGATGAGGTGTTGGGGCAGGTCCGGCCCCCGAAGGACAACGAGAAGTACTACGCGCTGCTTCGGGTCGAGGCCGTGAACGGCATGGATCCCGAGCAGGCCCGCAACCGGCCCTCCTTCGATCAGCTCACGCCCGTCTTCCCCTACGAGCGCTTCAAGCTGGAGTACCAGGGCGATCTCACCACCCGGGTGGTGGATCTGTTCGCGCCCATCGGGAAGGGGCAGCGGGCCATGATCGTCTCCCCGCCCAAGGCCGGGAAGACCACCTTCCTCAAGAAGATCGGGCAGGCCATCGTCGCGAACCACCCCGAGGTCTACCTCATGGTCCTCCTCCTGGATGAGCGGCCGGAGGAGGTCACGGACATGCGGCGGTCCGTGGAGGCGGAGGTGATCGCCAGCACCTTCGACCGGCCGCCGGAGGAGCACATCCAGGTGGCGGACCTGGTGCTGGAGCGGGCCAAGCGGCTGGTGGAGGGGAAGCGGGACGTGGTGATCCTTCTCGACAGCCTCACCCGTTTCGCCCGGGCCAACAACCTGGTGATCCCGCCCTCCGGCCGGACCCTCACAGGAGGCCTTGATCCCGCGGCCCTGCACCGACCCAAGCGGTTCTTCGGGGCCGCCCGGAAGATCGAGGAGGGCGGAAGCCTCACCATCGTGGCCACGGCCCTGGTGGACACCGGCAGCCGCATGGACGACGTCATCTACGAGGAGTTCAAGGGAACCGGCAACATGGAACTCCACCTCAGCCGCAAGCTCCAGGAGCGCCGCACCTTCCCCGCCATCGACATCAAGGCCTCCGGCACCCGGCGGGAGGAGCTCCTGCTCACGGAGGAGGAGCTGCGGAAGGTGTGGGTGCTGCGGAAGTCGCTGGAGCAGCTGGACACCGTGGCCATGACGGAGCTCATCCTGGACCGGATGCGCCGGACCCCCAACAACGCGGCCTTCCTGCGGTCCATCGTGAAGTCCTCCGAGGAGGACGTGAGCTGA
- a CDS encoding arginine--tRNA ligase encodes MVDLKAQLARAIRDAVVSLGVEPPEISVQPAPPEVPGDYGTPVAFQLARLLRKPPPAIAQDLAGRIVPPEGVRGVVAVGGYVNFECDPAFLVRAAAAPLSPFPPRPGKVLVEHTAVNPNKELHVGHLRNICLGDALSRILAYVGHEVEVVNYIDDTGRQVAETLFALQHYGLRYDGSRKYDHWVGEAYVRLHRDLEDPARQPALEPGIRAQIHRLEAGELREEVERILRAQLRTMWRLGAEYDVLVWESDLVRAGLLQQALALLSRSPHVFRPAEGKYAGALVMDTSAFVEGLEDPYLVLVRSDGTATYIAKDIALQFWKVGLLRGLRFKPFDRQPSGKILFTSHPEGEEDSSFGGAQETINVIDVRQSYPQLVVRTALAVVGHPELAERCHHLAYETVLLEGRPISGRKGHTVSVDEVLEEAVARARGIIAEKNPDHPDPESAAEMVGVGAVRFAMAKTEPRKQIDFRWEQVLSFEGDSGPYVQYAHARACAILRRAQEAGVAGEVADFDQVTIHERGLAKALLNFPEAVRTAASDRTPHPLAQYLLDLAAAWNAYYNARNPDGTPATPVLQAPPGLRGARLELVRQVRDVLRTGLNLLGVPAPEEM; translated from the coding sequence ATGGTGGATCTGAAGGCGCAATTGGCCCGGGCCATCCGGGACGCGGTGGTCTCCCTTGGGGTGGAGCCGCCGGAGATCTCCGTACAGCCTGCCCCCCCGGAAGTGCCGGGAGACTACGGGACACCCGTGGCCTTCCAGCTGGCGCGTCTCCTCCGCAAGCCTCCCCCGGCCATCGCCCAAGACCTCGCGGGCCGCATCGTGCCCCCGGAGGGCGTACGTGGGGTGGTGGCCGTGGGCGGATACGTGAACTTCGAGTGTGACCCCGCCTTCCTCGTGCGAGCCGCGGCAGCTCCGCTCTCCCCCTTTCCTCCACGGCCCGGGAAGGTGCTGGTGGAACACACCGCGGTGAACCCCAACAAGGAACTGCACGTGGGGCATCTGCGCAACATCTGCCTGGGGGACGCCCTGAGCCGCATCCTGGCGTACGTGGGCCACGAGGTGGAGGTGGTGAACTACATCGACGACACGGGCCGGCAAGTGGCGGAGACCCTCTTCGCCCTCCAGCACTACGGGCTGCGCTACGACGGATCCCGCAAGTACGACCACTGGGTCGGCGAGGCGTACGTGCGACTCCACCGAGACCTGGAGGACCCCGCGCGCCAGCCGGCGCTGGAGCCTGGAATCCGGGCCCAGATCCACCGGCTGGAGGCCGGGGAACTCCGGGAGGAGGTGGAGCGCATCCTCCGGGCGCAGCTGCGGACCATGTGGCGGCTGGGCGCGGAGTACGACGTGCTGGTGTGGGAGTCGGACCTCGTGCGGGCGGGGCTGCTCCAGCAGGCTTTGGCGCTCCTGAGCCGGAGCCCGCACGTGTTCCGACCCGCGGAGGGGAAATACGCGGGGGCCCTGGTGATGGACACCTCCGCCTTCGTGGAGGGTCTGGAGGATCCTTATCTCGTGCTGGTGCGGTCGGACGGAACCGCCACCTACATCGCCAAGGACATCGCCCTCCAGTTCTGGAAGGTGGGGCTGCTGCGGGGGCTCCGGTTTAAGCCCTTTGACCGTCAGCCCTCCGGCAAAATCCTCTTCACCTCCCATCCGGAGGGGGAGGAGGATTCGTCCTTCGGCGGAGCGCAGGAGACCATCAACGTGATCGACGTGCGGCAGAGCTACCCCCAACTGGTGGTCCGGACCGCCCTGGCGGTGGTCGGGCACCCGGAGCTCGCGGAGCGGTGCCACCACCTCGCCTACGAGACCGTGCTCCTGGAGGGGCGTCCCATCTCGGGCCGCAAGGGGCACACGGTCTCCGTGGACGAGGTCCTGGAGGAGGCGGTGGCCCGGGCCCGGGGGATCATCGCGGAGAAGAACCCCGACCACCCGGACCCGGAGTCCGCGGCGGAGATGGTGGGCGTCGGGGCCGTGCGATTCGCCATGGCGAAGACGGAGCCGCGGAAGCAGATCGACTTCCGGTGGGAACAGGTCCTCTCCTTTGAGGGGGACTCCGGCCCTTACGTGCAGTACGCCCACGCCCGGGCCTGCGCCATCCTCCGCAGGGCCCAGGAAGCTGGCGTCGCCGGGGAAGTGGCGGACTTCGACCAGGTCACAATCCATGAGCGGGGACTGGCGAAGGCCCTGCTGAACTTCCCGGAAGCGGTGCGCACCGCGGCCTCGGACCGCACCCCGCATCCCCTCGCCCAGTACCTGCTGGACCTCGCGGCCGCATGGAACGCCTACTACAACGCCCGCAATCCCGACGGAACCCCCGCCACCCCCGTGCTCCAGGCGCCTCCGGGCCTGCGGGGGGCGCGTCTGGAGCTCGTGCGGCAGGTCCGGGACGTCCTCCGGACGGGCCTCAATCTGCTGGGCGTCCCTGCTCCCGAGGAGATGTAG
- a CDS encoding S-layer homology domain-containing protein, which produces MHRGVSWWVSLVLVGMLAAGASAQLYTDMAGSPELRMLEKLTAKGVFEVPQDRQFRPADRITRLEFALALARAVGLKEVDERLLPDYRDLGEIPREARGLLAALANSGTVDRLRAVRRYQTLEVILETPKGTYGPGEPIPMKLLVRNVGGRAVELEFPTAQTYDFVVRRQDGAEVARWSLGRSFSAQGLRMKVEPNQQITLGETPGWNQVDQNDRPVPPGRYELIGLVTTRTNPMSVTLFFSKGFITAYPDNTFRPRAPLSRAEVAELVARAAGLDQEALSKRGSPIEAQDAGEIRPEHRGYVALALERKILRPVEGRVRPNDPATRLDAAVALDAVMNLLGRYNFIRGKLHAIQGGSPMILQIADGSLIRSFRVAPLVAVYRNDRPAGLRDLRSGDEVMLLLFGEVGDVTYIEAKGP; this is translated from the coding sequence GTGCACCGCGGCGTGTCTTGGTGGGTGAGCCTTGTCCTGGTGGGGATGCTCGCCGCCGGGGCTTCGGCCCAGCTGTACACGGACATGGCCGGAAGCCCGGAGCTCCGGATGCTCGAGAAGCTGACAGCGAAGGGGGTTTTCGAGGTCCCCCAGGACCGCCAGTTCCGGCCCGCGGACCGCATCACCCGGCTGGAGTTCGCCCTCGCCTTGGCGCGGGCCGTGGGTCTCAAGGAGGTGGACGAGCGGCTCCTCCCGGACTACCGGGATCTCGGAGAGATCCCCCGGGAAGCGCGGGGGCTGCTGGCCGCCCTGGCGAACTCCGGGACCGTGGATCGGTTGCGGGCCGTCCGGCGGTACCAGACCCTGGAGGTCATCCTGGAGACCCCAAAAGGCACTTACGGGCCTGGGGAGCCCATTCCCATGAAGCTCCTCGTCCGGAACGTGGGCGGCCGCGCGGTGGAGTTGGAGTTTCCCACCGCTCAGACCTATGACTTCGTGGTGCGCCGCCAGGACGGGGCGGAGGTGGCCCGGTGGTCCCTCGGTCGGTCCTTCTCCGCCCAGGGCCTCCGGATGAAGGTGGAACCTAACCAGCAGATCACCCTGGGGGAGACCCCGGGCTGGAACCAGGTGGACCAGAACGACCGGCCGGTCCCTCCAGGGCGGTACGAGCTCATCGGGCTCGTGACCACCCGCACCAACCCCATGTCCGTCACCCTCTTCTTCAGCAAGGGGTTCATCACCGCCTACCCGGACAACACCTTCCGGCCCCGGGCCCCCCTCAGCCGGGCGGAAGTGGCGGAACTGGTGGCGCGGGCCGCGGGATTGGACCAGGAGGCATTGAGCAAGCGGGGGAGCCCCATCGAGGCACAGGACGCGGGGGAGATCCGGCCGGAGCATCGGGGGTACGTGGCCCTGGCCTTGGAGCGGAAGATCCTGCGCCCCGTGGAGGGACGGGTGCGGCCCAATGACCCTGCCACCCGTCTGGACGCCGCGGTGGCCCTGGACGCTGTCATGAACCTCCTGGGACGGTATAATTTCATCCGGGGGAAGCTGCACGCGATCCAGGGCGGCAGCCCCATGATCCTGCAGATCGCCGACGGCTCGCTGATCCGCAGCTTCCGGGTCGCCCCCCTCGTGGCCGTCTACCGGAACGACCGTCCCGCCGGGCTGCGGGATCTCAGGTCCGGGGACGAGGTGATGCTGTTGCTCTTCGGGGAGGTGGGCGACGTCACGTACATCGAAGCGAAAGGGCCCTGA